gtatttttcatCTACTTTGATTGCTGGAATGGGTCCAAATAGATTACATTGTATAATCACAATACTATGTCATGTATTTTCAATCAAGATAGTTCGAAATTTAActtatcttcatcagcactttgtttattaaagttaaaacatttaggtttactttataattttctatttatcCTTTAAACTTGTTAGTTTTTATTGGtcattacaaatttcaaaaaattttcatttattcaATTCTTTGGGATGGAATTAATATTATGATACGCGCAACtcgtttttgtttcttgtttattttcttcaattcaaAATGAGCCATTTAGTCAGAGTTATTTATTCCATTTTCATCTCGGATTACCTATATTAAGATATCCAAATCAGGCCTGTGTTGTAAATATGCAATTTAATACGATTGTGTcatagatgaaaaagttaagaagGCAATTATCAATTTATCATTATCAAACAGTTTTTTCTTCTAAAGGGAATGAAATGTGTACATTTGGGACAGGTTTAATTAGGTCATGCaagatcatttatttattagtttgcAAACCAAATTAACTAAGGGTACCCTCGTAGTTTCCTCGAAACCGAAGGGTATCTTTTAGCTTTTGGTTTCCATTCTTAAATTAGTTATTATACAGCACAATATACGCCTCTGGCCGCAACCGTGTTGCTCTCTTAACCCCGAAGAGAGTCCTCGCAAAACTAATGAGCTTAGAGAGAGACGGAGAGGAAgtcttgagtgtgtgtgtgggtgtgAAATTAACATGTGCCCTACGAAGCAAAATCATAGAGTCTCCGGAGAACGATGCTCCCCATCCGGCGAGCCCATAACCACCGCCCCCCCGGCGGAATGGATATCGGAGTCCATCAACGGGGGATCATTGCGCAACGTGGACCTCCACACAGGAACCAACGGCTGGGCCTCACCCCCGGGCGACCTCTTCTCCCTCCGCTCCAAGAACTACTATACAAAACGTACCAAAACCCCCTCCGGCGAGTACCTACTCTCCCCAGCGGGCATGGATTGGCTGAAGTCGACTACCAAACTCGACAACGTACTCGCCCGTTCCGACAACCGCGTATCCCACGCTCTCGGCAAGGCCCAGGCCCTGGGCAAATCCCTAAAGAGCTTTATTTTCGCCGTCAACCTCCAAGTCCCCGGGAAGGACCACCACAGCGCCGTTTTCTACTTCGCCACTGAGGATCCTATCCCCTCCGGTTCTCTTCTCTACCGGTTCGTTAATGGTGACGACTCGTTCCGGAACCAGCGGTTCAAGATCGTGAACCGGATCGTGAAGGGCCCGTGGATCGTGAAGAAGGCGGTGGGGAATTACGGTGCGTGTCTGTTAGGTAAGGCTCTGACATGTAATTATCACAGAGGATCTAACTACTTGGAAATCGACGTGGACATTGGGAGCTCAGCGATAGCCAGCGCGATTCTGCACCTCGCATTGGGGTATGTAACGAGCGTGACCATAGACATGGGGTTCGTGGTGGAGGCGCAGGCAGAGGATGAGTTGCCCGAGAGGCTGATCGGTGCGGTTAGGGTTTGCCAGATGGAAATGTCGTCGGCTAAGGTGGTGGACGCGCACACGGTGGCGCGTGTGGTGGGATTTTCTAAGGTGAACCACCGCGACTCAGGCGACGGTGAGGATGAATGAAGATGACGATGAGAATGCCTAATTAATGGAGATTTtagtgttaatttatttttagaatatgtAATATTAGcccctttgttttatttttgaaaatggagagggggggggggggggggatcggTGCCGGGGGTGTATTTATAGACAATAAAATGTTGTTAACAACAATTGGCTGTTTTCTTTCAGTGCGTTGGTGGGTGGGTGGCGTTTGCTTTCCTCCTAAAGAAATGCAGTTTATTTTGGTATATTTAGAGCATTGGTTTTGAAtcgattattttaatatttaaaatttaaaaaatacttaactttTTAACTacacttaaaatttattttaaattaatcattatattctctataataataaaatattattattttttattatttatatttctctataataataaaatataataaataatttaatttttttaaattttaaaacaaaattaatattaaaaaattatattataataatattttatttaacttttaaaaaaatatttcatttcattttaactgTATAACTAAAGATTTTAGTAGATGCATAACAGAGTTGTCAGTCGGGTTTTACTTTTGAAAGTAGGATGGAGttgggaagaagaaagaatggtAGCTGGTAGTGGTGATGGATCTTGGGTCTTTTTATAGAGATGGCGCGGAGCCGATggtgaaaatgaaatgatttatttatgtCCACTCAACTTGGGGGGAGATTAGATCTTGATGCCCCTTCAAGGCTTCtctatctcataaaaataattaatggttttattattatttattctcaCTCTTCGTGGATCTGCAGCCAGCTCAAAGCAATACTATTTGTCCTGCCACTCTATTTGTGAtggatttttttcctttttttatttaatcctaAACTGTTGTTAACTAAAATTGTGATGAAAATTCATCAGCTGTTGTTCTATCGACCCAAGATACAATTTTctgaaaacagaaaaagaagccTATGGTAGGGACTGCCATTTTAACTAAAGAATCCAACAGAAGAATTTGATTCCATACAGGCTCTCTCCTTCCTCAGAATCAAGAATCTCGTGGGTGGTTTGTGTATATAATTATCATCCAGTTGTTAGGCGTTACAAGGACCAAAGAGACACTGACatttccctttcttcttctttttcccacaTAACAATAATAAGAAAAGAAGTGATTATCCTGGGTGTCATTTGTCGGACTTGATAACTGGATTTCAGTTGAAGAATTCTATTCTATTAAACGCGATCAGTCACGAGGtcttaatacttttattattattattattattattagtattattattatttatgactATTACTTACGACTCATGACAACTGGTTGTGAGCAATTGGAAAACTAGTGGCAAATTAATTTTAGGAGGTATGTAAAGTTACCCACATTTGGATTAATGTCTATGATTCTGGTTTTACAACAATTATTGCTTATTCTTCTACCGTGATTTAGATCAATTGGGAGTCATAGATTGAGAGTTCACACGGATGTCCTTGTATGTTGATTGCTGCACGTGTCTGTAATCCTGCGCAGCGATCTTGATTCTTGCTTGCTTGCTTAAGAGCTTGATTGTAATAGAATACACAGACGACTGTgtgtaaattttcttttttatgatttGTGTATAGAATAATGAATCAAATGCACTGGTCAGAAGTGGAACACGTACTAGCTTTAAGTCTATTAATTTGACATTTTGTTGTACTTAATCGCCATTGATCTGAGAGGTTGTTGTGATGAGAAAAGATAATGGCATACTCTTGATCAGTCTCTCCCTGTAAATCAGGGcttaaattcattttatcttCTTGCACGCACACTCAACTCACTTTTTGGGCAAGAGACGGCGTGGATATAATTCTCCAATGCCATTTCAATTTAATATCATGCTAGACAAATCCACCTTCGTCTCTTAAAATATTTTGCTCTGTTGCGTGGtaataaatgtattaaaaaaccATTTAATCGCAATGTTCGTCTGGGTAACTTTCCATTTATCTTTCCATCTTCAGCAAAAAACCAGGCAGAACGGTTCCTCAATTGATTGGATGAGAAGGCTAGAAAAGAATACTTCCTACCACAAACATGAAATCCACTTTTCAAAATGCTATTCACCCTTtggaatattttttgttttttgtggaTAAGAGTTTGATGTGATAAGCTTTACAATAGATGAGACGTAGCTGTTAAGAACATTGGAATTCATTGTCTGCATTCCTTCATCCATATAAGTGACCCTTAAAAACCTATCAGCAACTCCTTTATACTTCCTGAGAACTCTGTTGGAAAGCTCCACTTCTGGTGGAAGACAATATGCTTTTGTTGGTGTAATGACCAACCTCCTAACTTCAACAATATCGTCAAGCTGTCTAGGGCTCTTAAAAAGCTTGGGATTCCGCAACAACCAATCCTGAACCGTTTTCAGCCTCCTAACTCCTGAGGGCATCGAACACCAGGCGTCTGTAAGAACATATGTACTTTAGTGCAGCAATGTTGACCTCTTTGGGTTGGCTACTCAATAAATTGAAGAAATTGTCTGACAACTGGTGCTGACTGAATATGCGCCAGACAGCATTCACCAAGAACACTATCTCAAAAGCTATCCCTTGCTTGTACTGAATACAGAAGAAAGGATCTGATAAGGGCAGCCCAAATTCAGGTTCATCCCTGATCCTAAGTGGCTTGTCAAGGTAGATCTCGTGCACTCTTTGTTCTTTAAGATATTCCATTGTCCTTCTCCACTTGACACCATGGCGGGGTGGGATTGAAACTCTATAAGAACTACACCGACCAATGTCCCCACTTGGCGTAAAATATGTGGTTCGGATCCAAGGATCATCATCATCTAACAAATCAAATGGCACAGGTTCTTCAATATCATCATCAACTGTTCTATACCACATGCATGGAGACGAAGCCAGGTGCAACAAAATTACTAGATATGATGTATCATTATAGCATTTGATCTCGTTGATGTCTATTACCACAAATTCCATCTTAAAATTACATTTTATCACTGCATACTTGCTTGTgcttttaaaagagaaaatagtatcatttttatttttatattttatttttaatgtcggaaaacctctccaaggcagagcCCTTCGGACCTATTCCTGTAAAGTAAACCCTAGTCCTGTGCACaacaccctcggaagtttccctataCGAAACTTGTTAAATTGCTGGTTTTTCATCGGGGGGATGGGgtcccaaaggattgtttgcacccatgatgTGTTGAATTTtagaccttgaagggagtgatactccaagaccaaggccttcaccacttgggcttAGCCCTTGGCGGGTGAGTTTGCGTATTGAGAAGTATTAAGAAGAGTTGAGAAGTATTCAGTCTGCACCTAAAAACAGTTCCAACTTTGTATTCTAAGCATTCCACAAGATCTTTCGTTCTGACATTACTGTCAAACCCACCAAAACTAACTTGACTCACCCTTTCACTTCCTTCCaaatccatttcttttcttcaaagTTCTGCCACTTTCAAATGTAAAGATTTCCCAATAGTGATAGATGTTAAATATGGGGTATGTGGGGCTAGTTGGTGTTCAAATGAAGTAAAAGGAGCTTATGAGACTGGATTTGGAAGGATGGGTATTTCTTGGGTGATGCCAAAGCATGTGGTGAATTTACTAGCTTGTTGGAGGTATGGAGGGCAGAGTCAACCTTTTGCAGCCATTTGGAAAAGGATTCCTTCGTGCTTGATGGGGTGTCTATGGCTAGAAAGGAACAGGAGATATTTTGAAGACAAAGAACGATCCTTGGATGAAATTagggaatttttctttaaaactctTATGTCTTTGGGCTAAGGCTAATGTAATGAATGGTGATGATGTGTTggagtttttctagttttttctatctttttagtCTCTACATGTAGgtattttctcttgtatacttacttgggctatgcctatttaggataataaaactcttattaattatacaaaaaaatagTTCAATCACTGTAAtgggaattttaatttttacctgtGCAGATGAGACGCCTGGCAGTTTCCTTCTacccaaaatttgaaaaagacgaaaaaaaaaacccaaattcGTGCCCCATGCAACATAGATTGGGCACCTGCGATTTGAATGGGGAACAACAAAATCGTGTTCCCTATGCAACATAGAATGGCTAAAACCCAAATCTGAGTCGTGAAATCAAAGTGCTCTTGGATTTGGAGAACTATCGGGAAATCAAATTCATCAATGGTTTAGAGATACATTTCGAGTTTAAGACAACTGATACATTTAGAGAGAGACGACTCACAGATCAGAGGAAGACGTTGGAACCTGGTGAACGAAAGTCGGATTCAATCCACGACGAAGAAGGAGGATAGACTCACCGTCTGCCAGTAGAAGAGATCTTGAGAGGGGTTACGGTGAGGTAATGGAAAGTGAGAAGTTCTGTAACGGAGAGGGAGCCTCATCGAGCGGTGGAGGCAGGAGGCGCAGggtttggggtttttttttttttttccattaaacGCCCCGTTTGCCTGTGTTTAAAGTTTTTGTAAATTAAATAGTTGTACacgaataataataataatgagaagCAACGAAAATGGTCCGGATTTTGAGGCCCATTACCCATCTGTGGCAATCTACTTTGTTGAATCCAATTCTCTTAAAGGCCCATAATTGTATtgtaatcaaaatgattttccTCATCACTCATCATTCATACGCCGGTCTTTCCTTCCCTTCCCATTTATTAAGAGGGACGCGGCTTCGCATCGCCACACCTTCACGGACAGCTTACTGAGGACGCGTACCTTCCTCGGAAATCctcttatatttaattaaacacgTGTCTCCGATTTGCACCCCAAGAAATTAAACAGCCCAAGGCAGAAGTTAGTGACCTCGTCTTTCTCGTGCCCCAACATCAACGCCCTGCCAATTTCCCCACTTTTACCGGTGACCGGTTCGTTTCTCGGTAGCCCGGACCAAaagggaaatatatatatatatatatatatataacacaatAATTAGAATATGTGCTTCCTCATCTTGAACTCTTTATTCTCGTAACATTTTTTCTTTCAGACTCCCATCTCCTATAGAACTGACTAAGTGAAGCATATTATATGTCACTATGTTTTTCGTTGTTAATGTAAGTGAAATCGAGAATACtgacttaaaaaatatttaatgaggGTCCCTTTCCCCAATTGCTTTTGCTTGCTTGATTTGTGTTGTGCTCTGTCTGCTTTTACTTCTACTTCTATGCCCTGAACGTGAACTTCTTAATTTGCTTTCAGAAACAAAACCTGAAAATTGTAAGGCTATGTTTGTGTGCTCATTTTCCAATAATATCACAGATAAAAAGACTCTTAACTCTGTCCGTAACTgcacgtaattttttttttttttaaaaaaaggtatCGATTGTTTCTTTGTGCAATTTGCGTGTAGTTAATTGGGAAGAGAAAACTCTGTCGTCTTCTATTTCATCTCAGCGATTTTTTTACATGACCGAATACTAAAGGAACCAAAATCCAAAAcgcaaaagtaaaaaaaaaaaagaaaaagaaaaagaaaataaaacaaacagagGAAAACAGTCATCAAAATCCCTCAGTGGAGGCCAAAAAGAAACCAAGCGGCTCGCCGGTTGTGCTCTTGAGCGTGTGGGGTCTCTTGAGAGTCTGTATTTTCTTCAGTCGTAGCATGCTCGTTACGATCACCTACCTCCTTTTTCATTGTCTCACAGCTCTCTGCCCTGTCTCGCTCCTCGTTCTCACTTTTCACACCACTCCCATAACCAAGAGACACAGCTTTAGCGCATACAGGTGTGGCCAAGAACGTGGGCTTCTTGTCACCAGCCATGATCACCAGGATCTCCTCCTCGTACACCTTTGCCACCTTGCTTTCAGAGTCCCCTGCTTCTTTTCCTTCGCCGGCGCCGCTTTCCAAATCCCTCTCGTCCTGGCCTTCCCTCTCATCCAACTGCCCAGCGAGCCTCCAGTAAGAGCAAGCCAAGATCAATAAAGCGAAAGCTATCAGACCCAGCGTCGCGGCCAGCCCTCCGAAGAGATAAGGTACCGGAGAGTGCCACGGAGAGCGCTGCGGCTGCGCGTGTGACACAGATGGTGTTGGTGGCATAAAGGAAGAAGCTTTTGTTGCTGCGCTCATCCTGGCAATGCTTCTTATATTTGTTTCGTTTCTTTATTCAAATCTCTCTCTGGAACCTTTAATTAGGTGATAGGAAAGTGAGGGCTAGAGAAAAATAggtgagcttgagaaggaagaGACAGGCAGGGCTGGTATTTATAGGCAGAGGCAGCAGATTAAAATCTGGTGCCTTTGCTTTCCCGTTATGGGcgttataattttgttttgttggatCCACTGGTGCCTGATCCCTCTGCCTCTGTGTGAGATGGTGGGGCTCAGTAATATTGGAGTGATGGTGACCCTTTGATTCACAGTTCTGTGGGCAAAAGACCCGCTCTGCccatcttacttttttttaacttacagGTGTCTGCAGCCTGCAGGGGTTCAAATCAAGATCAGCAACACTACTACTCCTATTTCATGTGATTCATGATGTTGTACTATTTTCGATGTCTTCGGCTTTCGGAaaagatcaaaagaaaaagtaatCCGAAATGAATTCACCTGACTAGTTAAATAATTGATCATTACGTGTTGACATTTTATGGATAAAGAAAtcgcctttatatatatatataaacaataaacATAATAAGTAGGTTGGCTTTAGTtggcataaaaaaataaatgatcagTAGTACTACTCGAGCCATGGCTAAAATTGTCTTTGCAAATCGCACTTAATGGTGGGCACCTCTTCAGATtagaaagaaagataaagagGAATAGATAGCAATTTGCAAAACTATGATCTGTTGTACGTTTTGGCAATTAGAAAAAGTAATCCATAATCTTCTTTGCTTTTAAAGATCATTTAAAAGAAACACAGAGAGGTAGGTAATATTATAAACCTCCACCAATATGCATGTGTTGTAGAAATGCCGGGAGAGGCACTTTCTTTGTTGCACTTAACTTTGGCGTCCCTATCTATCTATCTGCAGCCACTGCTAAAGGCGCACTAAAGTTTCAATATGATGATATGTTTGTACAGTGAAAGCCACCACAATCATCAAGcaaaagagaataaaagttgTGGGTAAAGTACCGACAAAGCTAATGTgattttcctttagcttcatcaTTTGGACTGTGATTTGATTTCGATCACAGTATCTGGCCTGAGATCAACCCCCAACAACTCATGATGTGTCTTTAATATTGCAGCACTAAACTCACACCATCGAGCcaatctttttttgttttgttatctTCTCAATTTTGTTCGATTAGTATTTTTAGGAAGGACAATCCGTATAATATGGGGTTGGATAGGATATTTTCCATCAATTTTCCGTTCAATCAACACATGCATGGCCCCCACCAATATAAAGATCATTTCGAGGTGGGCTGGCTAGCtgttatatatgatataaaccagaatatatatatatatatatatatatatatatatatatgtatatatatatggggtaTGATCTCTGTAGGGAGGGCTCTggcttaatttataagttttctttctttgggaTCGATCGATCAGCTTTTTTTGGTTGTACGAGAAATCAAATTAACAGCTGTATGCAGCGTACCGTATAAAGAAAGTAAATAAAAGCTGCCTGCCATGGATTTTATGTAAATTAAGGAGGTGTGTATAAGTACGTAGTACTTTAGTCGAATATAAAACTGTTTGACACAGAGTACTATgaacatataatatatgtaacCATATGCATGCTTGCATGGATGTCTTTAGGTCCTCGTCAAACATCTtagattcataattttttattttatttttggatacaTACAATTAATTACCTCATGCATGCATACCGTACGTGACATAATATTGATCAGTTTGGTACGATTGAGATTCGAGTGGAACCAATTCCAACAGGCATTAAAATAAACGGCATGATCAGTTTGGTCACATGATCAAAATGGCTGATGATCAGTACGTACTAGTGAAGTTGATTAATGGAGATCACTGATCAGcaattgcatgcatgcaagcCACCCAAATGCAATCACCTCTTTACgttggtttttcttcttccgATCGATGCTCGTACGTGTTGTTGGTGATTAAGTACGTACTAAGCTAGACTTGGATTTATTATTAATGCACATGACTATATTTCACATGATCCAAATATTTAATCAACCTATGCATTACGTTATATTTAGCCAAAAATAATAGGTTTTTTTACACTGATGAggtctacttttttataaagtaattatGCAGGTCTTATTGTCTATTTAATTAgaatttatacaaatcatttttctatatacaTAAATGTTCTCCATTGATCTAGACTCGATTGTAATTAGAGACGGGAAAGGAATCTAGTagggaaaaaacaaaagagggaACATAAGGGCATTATCCaccattaatttatatttagcCCCACCACTGCCACTTTATGCTTCGGTTGATGACACCCTCTCCTCCCACCAGGCA
This genomic window from Carya illinoinensis cultivar Pawnee chromosome 7, C.illinoinensisPawnee_v1, whole genome shotgun sequence contains:
- the LOC122316989 gene encoding protein ENHANCED DISEASE RESISTANCE 2-like; translated protein: MCPTKQNHRVSGERCSPSGEPITTAPPAEWISESINGGSLRNVDLHTGTNGWASPPGDLFSLRSKNYYTKRTKTPSGEYLLSPAGMDWLKSTTKLDNVLARSDNRVSHALGKAQALGKSLKSFIFAVNLQVPGKDHHSAVFYFATEDPIPSGSLLYRFVNGDDSFRNQRFKIVNRIVKGPWIVKKAVGNYGACLLGKALTCNYHRGSNYLEIDVDIGSSAIASAILHLALGYVTSVTIDMGFVVEAQAEDELPERLIGAVRVCQMEMSSAKVVDAHTVARVVGFSKVNHRDSGDGEDE
- the LOC122316978 gene encoding protein GLUTAMINE DUMPER 5-like, which gives rise to MSAATKASSFMPPTPSVSHAQPQRSPWHSPVPYLFGGLAATLGLIAFALLILACSYWRLAGQLDEREGQDERDLESGAGEGKEAGDSESKVAKVYEEEILVIMAGDKKPTFLATPVCAKAVSLGYGSGVKSENEERDRAESCETMKKEVGDRNEHATTEENTDSQETPHAQEHNRRAAWFLFGLH